The genomic stretch CCGGCGTCCCCGCCAGCTGGGCCGCCGCCATGAACGGCTGCTCGCGCAGCCGCAGCACCGCCGAGCGGGCCACCCGGGCCACGGCCGGGATGCTGAAGAAGGTCAGCGCGAAGATCGTGTTGACCATGCTGGGGCCGAGCGCCTGCGCCACCGCGAGGGTGAGCACCAGCGACGGGAAGGCGATCAGCACGTCGAGCACCCGCATGATCACGGTGTCCACGACGCCGCCGACGTAGCCCGACAGCGCACCGAGCGTGCCGCCGACGACCAGGCCGAGCAGGTTGACCGTGGTGGCGATCAGCAGCGACGCCCGGCCACCGTGCAACAGCCGGGACAGGATGTCGTTGCCGTTCGGGTCGGTGCCGAGCAGGTGCCCCGGGGAACCGGCCGGCAGGTAGCTCTCCAGCACGCTCCCGCCCACCGGACGGGGCAGGCCGAGCAGCAGCGGCCCGAGGAAGCAGGCCACCACGATGAACGCGATCATCCCCGCGGGGATCCAGGTGCCCAGGTTGGCCGGGCGGCGTCGCCGGCCGGCCTCGACCTGCTCCAGGTCGACGTCCGGGCCGACGGCGGACGCGGCCGCCGGTTCAACGACTGTCATGGCGGATCCTCGGGTCCAGGACGACGTACAGCAGGTCGACGACGAGGTTCGCGATCACCGCGACCAGCGCGAAGATCACGACCGCGGCCTGCACGACGACGACGTCACGGGTGTTGATGGCCTGCAGCAGCATCTGGCCGATGCCCGGCAGCGCGAAGATCTGCTCGATGATCACGGTGCCGCCGATCAGCGCGCCGAGGTTCAGGCCGACGACGGTGATCAGGCCGAACGACGAGTTGCGGAACGCGTGCCTGATCAGCACCTGCCACGGCCCGATGCCCTTGGCGCGGGCGGTGGTGACGTACTCCTCCTGCTGCATCTGGTCGACCAGGTCGCCCCGCAGGAAGCGCGCGTAGAAGCAGAACAGCGGGATGCCGATCGCCGCCGAGGGCAGGATCAGCGGCTTCAGGTTGGCCCACAGCCCGTCCTCCAGCGGCACGAACCCGATCGCCGGCAGGGCGCCGAGCTGCACGGCGAACACCAGCACCAGGAGCAGCGCCAGCACGTAGTTGGCCACCGAGAGCCCCATGGTGCTGACGAACATGCTGACCCGGTCCAGCAGGCCGTTGGGCTTGTAGGCGGCCAGCAGCGCCACCGGGATCGCCAGCGCCAGCGACACCACGAACGCCAGCAGGACCAGTTCTCCGGTCACCGGCAGCCGGTTGGCGAGCAGGTCGCCGACCGGCTGGCGGCTGACGATCGAGTTGCCCAGGTCGCCGGTGAGCGCGCCGCCCAGCCAGTCCAGGTAGCGGGAGACGCCGGACTCGTTGAGTCCGAGCTGCTCCTCCAGCTGGGCGATGTCCTCGGGTGTGGCCTCGGGGCCGAGCAGCTGCTGGGCCGCGTTGCCGGGGATCAGGCTGAGCACCCAGAACGCCAGGATGGTGACGCCCAGCATGATCGGGATCGCCATCAACAGCCGCTTGACCACCAGCCGGAGCACCGGCGAGCTGGTCGCCCGGCTGAGCGGGGAGACCCGCGGGTCCCGGGCGACCGGGACCCGCGGGCTGGTGGTGGCCGTGGTCACTGCTCCTGCCAGACCTCGTCCCAGATGACCCCGGCGTTGACCAGGATCGGCGGGATCTTGGTGGTGATGCCCGGCCCGTACACGCCCTGCGCCGAGAGGTTGGCGGGGGCGAAGGCCAGACCGAACGGTGCGTAGAAGTTCTCCGCGATGAGCTCACCGGCCTGCCGGTAGAGGTCTTCCCGCTCGCCCTCGTCGACCGTGGCGGCCGCGTCGTTCAGCAGCTGGTCCAGCTCCGGGTCGTTCACCCCGCTGTAGGGGACGCCGGAGGCGAAGCGGAAGCCGACGCCGACACCGGCGGCCGGGTCCCAGGCGCCGGCGGTCTGCAGCATCGCCTGCCACTGCCCGCCGGTGAACTCCTGGATGACGCCGGAGAGCTGGTAGTCGTTGATCTCCACGTCGATCCCGGCCTCCTCCCACTGCGTCTGCAGGGCGGTGTTGATCTGGGTGGCGACGTAGTTGCTGATCGTGCCGAGCCGGACGGTCAGCCCGCCGAGCTCGTCCACCAGCTCCTTGGCCCGGTCGAGGTCGTACTCCGGGTAGCCCTCGATCTCCGGCTGGTGGAACTTGCCGCCGGGGCCGGTGAAGCTCTGGCTCACGTCGTACTTGCCGCCGAAGATGCCCTCGTTGATCGCCTCGAAGTCGGTGGCCCGGTAGATGGCCTCCCGCGCCCGGACGTCGTCGAAGGGGGCGATCGCGGTGTTCAGCTGGATGACGTACGGCGACGTCGCCGGCTGGATCGTGACCTGCATCTGGCCACTGGACTGCGCCTGGTCGAGCAGCGGGGTGGTGTTCAGGCCCTCGTACACCTGGGCCTGACCGGCCTGCAGCGCCTGGTAGGCGGGCTGGTCACCGCCGATGGACTGGAAGGTGAGCCCGTCCAGGTAGGGCAGGCCCTCCTTGAAGTAGTTCTCGTTCTTCTCCAGCTCGAGCTTGGAGCTCAGCTGGTTGGAGACGACGGTGAACGGGCCGGCGCCGACCGGGTTGATGGCGAAGTCGTCCTCGCCCTGCGCCTCGACCGCGGCGGGGCTGGCGATCCAGTTCACGTTGCTGGCCGGGAAGGAGGCGAGGATCGCCGGGTAGGGGCGGGTGAACGTCAGCCGGATGGTCAGCGGGTCGAGCACCTCGATGCCGTTCTCGGCCAGCGGCCAGGTCGGCTTGCAGGTGCAGGGGTTCGAGAGGTCGCGCTCCCAGTTCCAGCGCACGGCCTCGGCGTCCAGCGGCGTGCCGTCGCTGAACTCGATGCCCTCGCGGAGCGTCACCGTGAACTGGGTGCCGTCCTCGGAGATCTCGTAGCTCTCCGCCTGGTTGGGGGTGACCTCGGCGTTGCTGCCGTCGTCGTCCGCCGTCAGCAGGAACAGCCCACCGAAGATCGCCTGGTTCATGGCGATGTTCGAGCCACCCGTGGTGTTGGTGGCCGGGTCCAGTCCGGCCGGCCAGGAGCCGGCGAAGGCTGCGTCCTCCAGGACGGTGATCTCGCCACCGCTCACCGGGTCACCGGCCGGGGCTGCGCTCCCACCGGCCGCTGGGGTGGAACCGCCGTCACCGCCACCACAGGCCGTGACCAGCATCAGGGCCGCGGCGACCGGGGCCAGTCTCATCATTCGTCTCACGTGGGTGCTCCCGCTTCAGAAGGCGTCGTTGGCTGCGCGGATCCGGCGGATCGCCGGTGAGCCTCGGTGCTGCGTGCAGCAGGCCGGGCCTAGTGACCGGGCTCACTGCGTTGGACCCAATCTCCCGTGGCGGGGGCCACACGAGGCCCGCCGCTTCCGTCGTACGGGAGAGAAACTGCCCCCCTCGGCGACCGCTCCGGAGCAGGATCACGAGGGGGTCACGAGGGGGTCACGAGACGGTCGACGACGAGGTCGCGGCGTGGCCACGGACCGCCTCCTCGGGCGCCACGACGAGGCGCCGGCGGGGGTTGAGCCGCACGACCTGACGGTGAGCCGCGCCGTGGCACGGCTCCCCGTCGGGTGCAGCGGGTCAACCCGGTCAGCGGCGCCGCCACGGACCGGAGCCAGCCGTGGAACGCACCGGGCCCCGTCCGCGGGTGGCGGACGGGGCCCGGCAGGCTCGGGGGCAGGGGAGGCGGCTCAGGGGTGGTCGATCCCCAGCCAGCGGAACGCGTTGCCGCTCATCACGTCGGCGAGGTCCTCGGGCGGCAGGTCCAGCGTGCGCAGGGTGCGCCCGGCCGGGTCCTCACGCAGCATCGCCGGGAAGTCCGAGCCGACCAGCAACCGGTCGGCACCGAGGTAGTCGACGAGGAACCGCAGCGCGCGGCGGTCGAAGACCATCGAGTCGTACCAGAACCGGCGGGCCAGCTCGACCGGCGAGGGCCCGTCGTCGTGCATCACCGCGCGGGTCAGGTCGACCGGCTCCTCGTTCCACGAGCCACCCCAGAAGTACTGGGCCCGCGGCAGCATCAGCGGGAACCCACCGGCCGCGTGGCTGAACGAGATGCGCAGGTCCGGGCAGGCCTTCGCCGTCCCCCCGGTCACCATCGAGCCGGCCGCGAAGGCGCCCTCCACGCCGACGACGTAGGTGCCCATCGCCGACATGGGCAGCCGCTCCGACGGGCTGGGCATGGCGTGCACGAACACCGACAGGCCCAGCCGCTCGACCTCGGTGAAGAAGGGCAGGAACTGCTCGTGGCCGATCGACTTCCCCAGCACGTTGGAGGCGATCTCCACCCCCAGCAGCCCCTGGTCCTTGATCGCCTTGAGCTCGGCGGTGGCGGCGTCGGGGTCCTGCATCGGCACCATGCCCAGCCCCTTGAGCCGGTCCGGCACGGCAGCGCAGAGCTGGGCGGTGGCCTCGTTCACCCAGCGGGCCAGGGACAGCCCGTCGCCGGCGGGGAGGTCGTACTTCAGCAGCGGCGGCATCGGGCTGAGCACCTCGACGTCCACCCCGGAGGCGTCCTGCTCCTGGATGCGCCGCTCGGCGTCGAAGAAGGCGTCCCGGGCGGTGAAGCGCATCGCGCCGAAGACCAGGGTGCGCGCGGTGTCGCCGTCGACCGGCTCCATCCGGGGGAAGCACTCCGGGGCGTCGGCCGGGTAGTCGCGGGGCAGCAGGTGGGCGTGCGCGTCGACGAGCACGGGTGCCTCCTCAGGCGGAGAGGTTGGGGTGGACCGACACGTGCACCGGGAGCTCCCCCGGCACCTCGCCGGCGAGGGTCTCGATGGCCAGGGCGGTGTCGTCGAGGCCGAAGGTGTGGGTGTGCAGCTTCTCCAGCGGGAAGCGGCCGGACTCGATCAGCGCGATCGCGGCCTCCTGGCCGGCGAAGTCGACGCCGAACGCGCCCTTGACGACCAGCCCGCGGTTGATGATCAGGTCGGTGCTCAGCGGGATCTCCCGGCCGCCCTTCAGCCCGGCGAGCACCACGGTGCCGCCGAACCGGGCGACCTTGAGCGCGTCGGTGACCGGGCCGGCGGCCATCGGGGTGAGCTCCAGGACGACGTCGGCCAGCTCGCCGTCGGTGATCTCCCGGACCCGCTCGACGACGTCCTCGCCGTCCTCCCCCACCACGACGGTGTGGTCGGCGCCGAACTCCCGGGCGAGCGCGAGCTTGTGCTCGTCGGCGGCCAGGCCGGTGACGATGACCGTCCCGGCACCGGCGGCCTTGGCCGCGATCACCGAGGCGATGCCGCGCTGGCCGGCGCCGAGCACCACGACGGTGTCCCCGAGGCCGATGCCGCCCAGGTGCACGGCCCAGCGGACGCCGGCGCCCAGCGGGTTGAACATGACCGCGATCTCCGCGGGGATGGTCGCGTCGATCTTGTGCAGCACGGAGTTCGGCGTCAGGTAGAGGTGCTCGGCGAAGCCGCCGAACAGGCTGGGCTCGACGTCCACCCCGGTGACCCCGTGCCCGAGCGTCCGGTTCGGGCAGGCCTGGTAGTGCCCGGTGAGGCACTTCGCGCAGGCCCGGCAGGGGACGATGACCTCCAGCGCGACCCGGTCGCCGACCTGCACGCCCCACCGCTCGGCCGCGCGGTCACCGATCTCCTCGACGATCCCCATCGGCTCGTGGCCGGGGACGAAGTCGCCGCGGCTCATCGACATGTGGCCCTTGTAGGTCTCCACGTCGCTGCCGCAGATGCCGTTGGCCTCCACGCGCAGCAGCCCGTCGTCGGCGCCGATCCGCGGTCGGGGGAAGTCCCGCAGCTCCATCTTGCGGGGCCCGGTCTGGACCATCGCGCGCACGCTGTCGCTCATCGCTCTCCTCGAGCTCTGGCCGGCGCGCGGACGCGCCGGGTCGCCGGTGCCGCCCGGCAGCAGCCGGGCGGCACCGGACGTGGGTGTCCGGCGCGGGGTCAGTCGTGGACGATGACGCCGCGGATGTTCTTGCCGTCGTTGAGGTCCTGGTAGGCCTGGTTGACCTCGTCGAGGGCGTAGGTGCGGGTGACCAGCTCGTCGAGCTTGAGGTCACCGGCGCGGTAGAGGCCCAGCAGCTTCGGGATGTCGTAGAGCGGGTTGCAGTCGCCGAACAGCGCGCCGCGGACCTGGCGCTGGTAGCCGATGAGCGCGCCGGCGTGGAAGTGCACGGCCTTCTCGGTCAGCTTGCCGACGCCGGTGATGGTCACCTTGCCGCCCTTGCCGGTCATCTGGACCGCGGAGTTGACGATCTCCTCGGTGACGACGCCCGGGGTGAGGATGGCGTGGTCGGCCAGCTGGCCCCACGTCGTCTCCACCACGAAGTCGTGCGCCTCCTTCGCCGAGGCGAAGGCGTGCGTGGCGCCGAAGACGGTCGCCATCTCCCGCTTGAACTCCACCGGGTCGACGACGACGACGTTCTTGGCGCCGGCGTACCGGGCGCCCTGCACGGCGTTGCTGCCCACGCCGCCGGAGCCGAAGACGACGACGGTGTCCCCGGGCTTGACGCCGGCGGCGTAGACCGCCGAGCCCCAGCCGGTGGGCACACCGCAGCCGACCAGGCTGGCGACCTCGAAGGGGATGTCGTCGGCCAGCGGCACGACCGCCCACTCCGAGACCACCGCGTACTGCGAGAAGGTGCCCAGCGAGCAGAAGCCGCCCAGGTCCTCGTCGCCCAGGTGGAACCGGAACGTGCCGTCGAGGAACATGCCGCTGCCGGCGTTGAGGCCCTTGACGCACATGTTCTGGTGGCCGGTCGAGCAGGGCCGGCAGGCCCCGCAGGCGGGGATGTAGGAGCAGATCACCCGGTCGCCGGGCTTGACCCGGCGGACGTCGGGGCCGACCGACTCGACGACCCCGGCGCCCTCGTGGCCGCCGACCATCGGGAAGCGCACCGGGGCGTCGCCCTGGGTGATGTGGTCGTCGGAGTGGCACAGCCCGGAGGCGGCGAACTTGACCCGGACCTCGTGGGCCTTGGGGTCGTCCAGCTGCAGGTCGACCATCTCCCAGCCGATGTGCGGCCCGCGGGCGATGGCGGCGTGCGTGGTGATGCTCATCGGGATGCCTCCCTGGAGGGGTGGACTGGGGCGGGGCGGGCGGGGCCGGAGAGGCAGAGGTCAGACACCGGTGCCGCGCAGCGAGACGGTCTTGACCTGGGTGTAGTCCAGGACGGCGTCGGCGCCCATGGTGCGGCCGAAGCCACTGCGCTTGTAGCCGCCGAAGGGGCCGCCGATGACGCCGGCGCCGAGCGCGGCGTTGACCGCCACCTGGCCGGCCTGCAGGCCGCGGGCGAACCGGACGGCCTGGCCGACGTCGTTGGTCCACACCGAGGCGACCAGGCCGTAGTCGGTGCCGTTGGCGACCGCGAGGGCCTCGGCCTCGTCGGCGACGGGGGTGACCCCGAGGACCGGGCCGAAGATCTCCTCCTGGTGGATCCGCATCGCCGGGTCGACGTTGTCGAACAGCGTCGGCTCGACGAAGAACCCGCGCTCGTACTGCTCGCCGGACGGGCGGCCACCGCCCAGCACGAGGTCGGCGCCCTCCTCCTGGCCCAGCTGCATGTACTTCAGCACCCGCTCGTGCTGCTTGCCGTTGATCAGCGGGCCCATGTTGACCTGCTCGTACCAGGGGCCGACCTTGACCTTCGACATCTGCTCGGCCAGGCGCTGCACGACCTCGGCGTGGATCGAGCGCTCGACCACCACGCGCGAGCCGGCGGCGCAGATCTGGCCGGTGTTCATCGTGATGCCCATGGCGATCGCCGGGATGGCGGCGTCCAGGTCGGCGCCGGCCAGGATGACCTGCGGGGACTTGCCGCCCAGCTCCAGGTGCAGCGGGGTGAGGTTCTGCGCGCACGCGGCCATCACCAGGGCACCGGTGTCCGGCGAGCCGGTGAAGCTCATCCGCCGGATCCGCGGGTGCGCCGGGATCGCGGCGCCGGCCTCGTGGCCGTAGCCGGTGACCACGTTGACCACGCCCGGCGGGATGCCCGCCTCCAGCGCCAGCTTGGCCAGCGCCAGCGCGGTCAGCGGGGCGTCCTCGGCCGGCTTGATCACGATGGTGTTGCCGGCGGCGATCGCCGGGCCGACGTCGTTGACGAACATCGGCGCAGGGGCGTTCCACGGGATGACCGCGCCCACCACGCCGTAGGGCTCGCGCAGGGTGAGCCCGATGGCGTCGGGGGTGTAGGTGGGCAGGGTGACGCCCTGCACCTTGTCCGCCTGGCCGGCGATGAAGTTCAGGATCCGGGACATCGGCGGCGGGCCCCAGCTGGGCCGGCCGACCTCCTGGGACTCCAGCTGGTCCAGCTCGGTCGCGTGCTGGTCGATCAGCTGGGCCCAGCGGGTGATCAGCGCACCGCGGGCGGTGGCGTTGGTGTCCCGCCAGGCGGGGAAGGCGGCCTCGGCCGCGCGCACGGCGGCGTCGACGTCGTCGGCACCGCCGCGCGGGACCCGGCCGAGCACCTCACCGGTGGCGGGGTTGATCACGTCGATGGTCTGCCCGCCCGCGGCGGGGACCCAGTCGCCGCCGATCAGCTGGGCGTCGTCGATGAGCAGGGGCGAGCCGGCCTGCGGGCCGGGAGGGGCGATCGTCATGTC from Modestobacter roseus encodes the following:
- a CDS encoding ABC transporter permease; amino-acid sequence: MTVVEPAAASAVGPDVDLEQVEAGRRRRPANLGTWIPAGMIAFIVVACFLGPLLLGLPRPVGGSVLESYLPAGSPGHLLGTDPNGNDILSRLLHGGRASLLIATTVNLLGLVVGGTLGALSGYVGGVVDTVIMRVLDVLIAFPSLVLTLAVAQALGPSMVNTIFALTFFSIPAVARVARSAVLRLREQPFMAAAQLAGTPGWRVLFKHLAPNIAPQLITFAMLGMGIVIIIEGALSFLGLGIPAPAPSWGNMVADGQLSLSATPMLVVWPSLALLVTVLSFNLLGENLRARWSGR
- a CDS encoding ABC transporter permease, yielding MTTATTSPRVPVARDPRVSPLSRATSSPVLRLVVKRLLMAIPIMLGVTILAFWVLSLIPGNAAQQLLGPEATPEDIAQLEEQLGLNESGVSRYLDWLGGALTGDLGNSIVSRQPVGDLLANRLPVTGELVLLAFVVSLALAIPVALLAAYKPNGLLDRVSMFVSTMGLSVANYVLALLLVLVFAVQLGALPAIGFVPLEDGLWANLKPLILPSAAIGIPLFCFYARFLRGDLVDQMQQEEYVTTARAKGIGPWQVLIRHAFRNSSFGLITVVGLNLGALIGGTVIIEQIFALPGIGQMLLQAINTRDVVVVQAAVVIFALVAVIANLVVDLLYVVLDPRIRHDSR
- a CDS encoding ABC transporter substrate-binding protein, yielding MSGGEITVLEDAAFAGSWPAGLDPATNTTGGSNIAMNQAIFGGLFLLTADDDGSNAEVTPNQAESYEISEDGTQFTVTLREGIEFSDGTPLDAEAVRWNWERDLSNPCTCKPTWPLAENGIEVLDPLTIRLTFTRPYPAILASFPASNVNWIASPAAVEAQGEDDFAINPVGAGPFTVVSNQLSSKLELEKNENYFKEGLPYLDGLTFQSIGGDQPAYQALQAGQAQVYEGLNTTPLLDQAQSSGQMQVTIQPATSPYVIQLNTAIAPFDDVRAREAIYRATDFEAINEGIFGGKYDVSQSFTGPGGKFHQPEIEGYPEYDLDRAKELVDELGGLTVRLGTISNYVATQINTALQTQWEEAGIDVEINDYQLSGVIQEFTGGQWQAMLQTAGAWDPAAGVGVGFRFASGVPYSGVNDPELDQLLNDAAATVDEGEREDLYRQAGELIAENFYAPFGLAFAPANLSAQGVYGPGITTKIPPILVNAGVIWDEVWQEQ
- a CDS encoding amidohydrolase family protein, encoding MLVDAHAHLLPRDYPADAPECFPRMEPVDGDTARTLVFGAMRFTARDAFFDAERRIQEQDASGVDVEVLSPMPPLLKYDLPAGDGLSLARWVNEATAQLCAAVPDRLKGLGMVPMQDPDAATAELKAIKDQGLLGVEIASNVLGKSIGHEQFLPFFTEVERLGLSVFVHAMPSPSERLPMSAMGTYVVGVEGAFAAGSMVTGGTAKACPDLRISFSHAAGGFPLMLPRAQYFWGGSWNEEPVDLTRAVMHDDGPSPVELARRFWYDSMVFDRRALRFLVDYLGADRLLVGSDFPAMLREDPAGRTLRTLDLPPEDLADVMSGNAFRWLGIDHP
- a CDS encoding zinc-dependent alcohol dehydrogenase, which codes for MSDSVRAMVQTGPRKMELRDFPRPRIGADDGLLRVEANGICGSDVETYKGHMSMSRGDFVPGHEPMGIVEEIGDRAAERWGVQVGDRVALEVIVPCRACAKCLTGHYQACPNRTLGHGVTGVDVEPSLFGGFAEHLYLTPNSVLHKIDATIPAEIAVMFNPLGAGVRWAVHLGGIGLGDTVVVLGAGQRGIASVIAAKAAGAGTVIVTGLAADEHKLALAREFGADHTVVVGEDGEDVVERVREITDGELADVVLELTPMAAGPVTDALKVARFGGTVVLAGLKGGREIPLSTDLIINRGLVVKGAFGVDFAGQEAAIALIESGRFPLEKLHTHTFGLDDTALAIETLAGEVPGELPVHVSVHPNLSA
- a CDS encoding NDMA-dependent alcohol dehydrogenase gives rise to the protein MSITTHAAIARGPHIGWEMVDLQLDDPKAHEVRVKFAASGLCHSDDHITQGDAPVRFPMVGGHEGAGVVESVGPDVRRVKPGDRVICSYIPACGACRPCSTGHQNMCVKGLNAGSGMFLDGTFRFHLGDEDLGGFCSLGTFSQYAVVSEWAVVPLADDIPFEVASLVGCGVPTGWGSAVYAAGVKPGDTVVVFGSGGVGSNAVQGARYAGAKNVVVVDPVEFKREMATVFGATHAFASAKEAHDFVVETTWGQLADHAILTPGVVTEEIVNSAVQMTGKGGKVTITGVGKLTEKAVHFHAGALIGYQRQVRGALFGDCNPLYDIPKLLGLYRAGDLKLDELVTRTYALDEVNQAYQDLNDGKNIRGVIVHD
- a CDS encoding aldehyde dehydrogenase family protein, which produces MTIAPPGPQAGSPLLIDDAQLIGGDWVPAAGGQTIDVINPATGEVLGRVPRGGADDVDAAVRAAEAAFPAWRDTNATARGALITRWAQLIDQHATELDQLESQEVGRPSWGPPPMSRILNFIAGQADKVQGVTLPTYTPDAIGLTLREPYGVVGAVIPWNAPAPMFVNDVGPAIAAGNTIVIKPAEDAPLTALALAKLALEAGIPPGVVNVVTGYGHEAGAAIPAHPRIRRMSFTGSPDTGALVMAACAQNLTPLHLELGGKSPQVILAGADLDAAIPAIAMGITMNTGQICAAGSRVVVERSIHAEVVQRLAEQMSKVKVGPWYEQVNMGPLINGKQHERVLKYMQLGQEEGADLVLGGGRPSGEQYERGFFVEPTLFDNVDPAMRIHQEEIFGPVLGVTPVADEAEALAVANGTDYGLVASVWTNDVGQAVRFARGLQAGQVAVNAALGAGVIGGPFGGYKRSGFGRTMGADAVLDYTQVKTVSLRGTGV